GTCGCCCCCAGGGACCTCGATCAGTCCGTCCGTGTACAGGACGAGCACGGATCCCGGAAGCAGCGGCACCACTGTGGTCGGATAGCCGGCCGACGGATCGATACCGAGCAGCGGGCCGCCGGCCAGCTCCAGGATGTGGACCCGGCCGTCGGGATCGCTGAGCAGCGGATGAGGGTGTCCTGCGCGGGCCAGCAGGGCACGGTGGCGTGACAGGTCCAGATGCAGGTATACGCAGCTGGCCAGCAGGTCTTCGTCGAGCTCGATCAGCAGCCGGTTGGTGGACTCCATGACCTGGCCGGGCGGCTGGCCGACCGCCGTGTAGGCGCGGACCGCTGTGCGGACCTGGCCCATCAGCCCGGCGGCGGTGACATTGTGGCCCTGCACATCGCCGATGACGGCGGCCGCCGCATCGCGGGTGCGCATCAGGTCGTAGAAGTCGCCGCCGATGTCCATGCCCTGGGTGCCGGGCAGATACCGCGCGGCGACCTCCAGACCGGGCAGCTCCGGCAGCGAGCTGGGGAGCAGTGCCGACTGGAGTCCGTGGGCCAGCCAGTTCTTGGCGTCATAGAGCCGGGCCCGCTCCAGAGCCTGGGCGATGAGACCGCCGAGGCTGGTGAGCACGGCGCGCTCTTCGCTGGAGAAGTGGTGCGGCTGCGAGTAACCGAGGACCCAGGTGCCGACGGAGCGTCCGGAGGCGATCAGCGGCAGATAGGCCCAGGCAGCCATGCCGTCCCGGGTCGCGAAGCGCCCCGGGTAGATGCGCTCCAGCTGCGCACGCGACTCGAAGAAGGACGGAACTCCGCTCGAGAGCACCTGGACGCCGGGCGTCTGGGCAAGCAGGGGCATGCCGTCGAACCGCTCCACGACCGACGCGTCCTCGTAGCCGCGATGTCCCAGGACGCGCAGCCGCCCCGACTCGGACGCGAGCATGACCAGCGACCGGCTCCCGACAGCGGGCATGATCTCATCGGCGACAAGCTCGATCACGTCGGACACGCCCACCGCTTCGGTCAGCGCGCTGGCCAGGTTGAGGATGTGGGAGATGCCGACCAGCCGCGCCGGCTGGGACGGCGCGTCGGAGGGCATTTCCCGGACCGTTCCGCGGGCCGGGGTGATGTGCACGCTGATCCCGTTCCGGCTGGGGTGGAGCCGGAACATCAGCCAGTCCTGGGGCGGGCGCAGCGCGACGAACGAGGTGGTGTGCTGGCTGATCAGGGCCGCCCGGTAACGGTCCTCGTACACCGGGTCGTTCAGCCAGGGCAGCGCGGACCACAGCTGGGTTCCGAGCAGCTCGGCCACCGGCGCGCCGACCAGCTCACCGGCGGCGGGGTTGGCGTAGGTGACGCGCCCGTCCACGTCCAGCGAGCACATCCCGTCCGGCATCCGCGCCAGCATGTGTACGGCCTCGGCCGCGCCGGTCGTACCCGCCACGGCTGCCGGTCCGGGGAAGTCGGGCTCGGGGACGAAGGGGCGGCCCGCCTCCGTGGCCCGGCGCAGCAGCAGGGCGAGGCGGTCGCAGGCCGCGGTGAGACGGCCGCGTTCGGCGTCGGAGATCTCCGGCGGATGGGAGCCGGGCCACGTGACGAACACCGCTCCGTACGCGGTGTCGTCGATCGCGATGGGCAGGGCGGCGAGGGCGAACTGATACGGCAGGACCACCGCGACGCGTTGATAGCGGCTCGCCATTTCCTCGCCGGGGACCCAGATCAGCCGCCGTTCGCGCAGGGCGTCGACGACGGGGATGGGTGAACTGAGCGAGATCCGCTCCCAGGGCGCCGCGAAGGACCGGGGCAGTCCGGCCATGACGGCCATTTCGAGCACCTGCTCGTGGGGCGACAGCAGGTACACGGCGCCGGAGTGAGCCTGGACGTCTTCCATCATCCCCGCCAGTGCCCGGGACAGGAGGAGGTGGGAACCCTCGCTTGCGCTGTCCGGCGGGGTGACCCCGGTGGCAGGCGGATCCGCCAAGGGAAACCACCTCCTCCCGCCACAACGCTCACGACCAAGGCTGCCCGCCCCGGGGGCTTCCCGCACGGCGAGCGGCTGTGGGGTCCGCTCACCGTGCGGCCCGGTGGGCACAGCGGGCCGCACGGCCACGGCGGGCCTACGCCGCCCGGTGCGAAGCCACCTCCTCCGCCGCGATCCGGATCTCTCTGCGTTGCGTGACGCCGCCCACCGTCACCGCCAGCGTGACCGTCCCCGGCCGCAGCGCGGTGAGCCTGCCCGAGACCGGGTCGAACGCCGCGGCATGACGGTGGCGGGCGTCCTCGGGCGCGCCGATGTACAGGTTCGGCGAGCCCGTCCAGTCCGCGCTCAGCGGGAACGCCACCGGCACCCTCCGCGCACCCTGCGTGACCGTCGCCCGGGCGTCCGCGGCCTGGCCGGGCTTCAGTGCGGCGGGCGCGTCCAGGGCCAGGCCGTCGACGTGCGCCCGGGTCTGGACCGAGACCCAGTCCGGGCGGCCCTCCCACGGCCGGAGCCGCCCCGTCAGCTGCTCACCGCGCGACACCTTGTCGACGCCGACCAGCGACCAGCCCGTGAAGCCACCCTCGTCCGCCGGGCCCGCCGGGGCCTTGCCCGAGTTGCCGTTGATCAGATACGGCACGCCGTCCACATGGTCGGCGTGGAAGACGCCGACATGGCTTCCCACGAGACCCGCGCCCTTCCCCGTCGTACGGCGGAAATCCGCGAGCCACTGCTCGATCAGCGCCGCCTCCTTGCGGTCGCCGAGCTGACTGCCCTTCTGGACGGTCGGGTCCCGCGGCGGGACGTGCTCGACGAGCATCACCGACGAGATACTCGCGTCCTCGGCCGCCGCGTCGAGCTGTGCGCGCACCGCCTTGATCTGGTCGAAGCCGCCGCCCCGCAGGGTCAGGCTCGAGGTGTCCAGGGTCAGGAACCGCGTACCGCGATGGTCGAACGTCCGGTGCGCGGGCCCGAACTCGGCGATGAAGTTGTCGATCTTGCCGCCCATCACCTCATGGTTGCCCGGCACGTAGTACCAGGGCAGCTCGTCCCCCAGCTCCTCGGTCAGCACGCGGCGCGCGAAGGCCAGATCCGCCGGAGAGCCCTCGTCGACGAGGTCGCCGTTGACGATGAGGAAGTCGGGCCGCGCCGCCTTGATCTCGCGCAGCGTCCGGCGCGCCTGCGCCACGATCGCGCTGTCCGGGTCGCGGGCGACGAACTGCGCGTCGGACATGACCGCGAACTGCCAGTCCCTGCCCCCGGTCTCGGCCGCCGGGTCGATCAACGGATCGGCCGTACGCGGCTGCTGAGGCAGCACGACCGTCGGTGGCACCTGCGCGGTCAGGCCGTCGATCACGATCTTCCCGGTGTACTGCTTGGCGGCCGCGGTCTCGGCCAGATAGAAGCGCTGCACCGACAGCGGCATCGCGGCCCCCGGCGGCACGGCAAAGGTGACCTGCCGCCAGCCCGTCCATGTGATGAACGGTCCGCGCAGCAACTGATCGGAGCCGGCGGCGTCCTTGAGGTGCAGCGTCGGCCACGCGCCCTTGCCGTCGCCCTTGATCCAGAGTGTGAACGACTGCGGCTGGCCCGGGACGGCGATCTGCCGCGGCGGGTTGGCGTAGGCGGCCCGGGTTGCGGTCGACTGCGTGAAGTCGTAGGTGAGCTCCAGGCCGGTGCCGCTCTGTCCCTCGGGCGTCGCCGCGACCGAACCGCTCGCGCGGGCCTGGCTGAAGGTCCAGGACGCGGCGTCGTCGAAGCCGGAGACCGGCTGCTCCGCGAGTCCGACGCCGGCGGCGAGCACAGTGGTGACGCCCCCGGCCGTCGCCGTGATCCGTCCGGCGCCGCTGCCCGTGCGGGATGTGACGGTGAACGAGCCCCGGCCGTCGTCGCGGACGTCGAACAGCGTGTGGTCATAGGCGAGTCGGACATCGGCCGGTTCGACGGGCGCGCTGTTGCCCTGGGCGTCGAGGCCGAGGATGCCGAAGGTGCCGGTGGCGCTCGCGTCCGCGAGGCCGACCCGCTTGGTGGTCGGCTCGATTCCGGCCAGGTCGTCGAGCACGGTCAGCTCGGTGCTGCCATGGGCGCCCGCACGTTCGGCGCGAATCTCGGTCGTACCGCTGCGCCGCGCCCGGAATGTCCCGTGGTCGTCGACCCGGCCCACCGAGGGCTGGGCGGCCCGCCAGTGCGGTGCTCCGGCGGCCGGTCCGTACGTCTCGTCGTAACCGGCGGCGGTGAGCCGGCGGGTCAGGCCGGGAAACACCCGCTCCGGGTGGCCGCCCTTCACCGGGTCGGCGGTGGGGGCGCTCCCGGCGGGAGTGCGGGGCTCGACCCAGAAGCCGCGCAGCCGGCCGCTGCCGTCGGGCGCGGTGAGCGCGAGGCCGTTGGGGACGGTGCGCTCGCTGCCGTCGGAGGGGCTGTTCTCCAACTGGAGAACGTCGCTGCCGGGTTCGCGGGCGACGAGTGTCGAGGAGCCTCCGCCGTCCAGGTTGAGTGCGCTGTGCGCGCCGGCCTTCTTCATCATCAGGCCGAGTTCGGTGAGGGTGACTCCGCCGCTGTCGGCCTGGCGCCCGTCGACGGTGATGACCTGCATCGCACGGCCGTCCTTGGAGAAGCCGACGGCGGTACGGGGGGCGGCGGTGTTGTTGCCTTCGCCCTCGTGGCTCAGCGGTACGCCGTCGACGACGAGGAGTTCGCGGCCGCCGACGGCGGTCCGCGGGACGGGCCCGCTCTCAGTACGCGGCCGGTACTCCAGGGACACGGCGTCGCCCGGGCGCAGCGCCGCCAGCAGCCCCGCTCCGGCCTCCCGCCCGACCAGGACAGTGGTGTCCTCGGCGATCGGCCCGGTGCCGGGCCGATCGGTGACGGCGACGACCTTGCCATCCCGTAACACCGCTTCGGCGACGGGAGTCGCGGCGTCGACGGTCAGCGCGCGGTCGGCGGTTCCCCAGGCGGCGGTGTAGGCGCCGATCCCGCCGGCCGGGACGTTCGCGGCGTTGTACGCGGTCAGGGGGTGCGCACCGGAAGGCAGCGTGAGAGTGCCGTCGAAGTACAGCCGCAGGACACGTCCGGCGTTCTCCGGTCCGATGCCGACGGCGCGGTTGGCGCCGGTGGCCGGCGAGTGGGTGACCTTGCCGTCCTTGATGCCGGGGCCCTGCGGTGCGCCGGTCTGGTTGATGTCGAAGAAGTCCGCGTTGATCGCGGCCACCGTGCGCCGTCCCTTGCCGGGGTCGTGCTGTGCGGCGAGTTCGGAGACGGCGCGGCGGTCGGCCACC
This portion of the Streptomyces sp. NBC_01750 genome encodes:
- a CDS encoding phosphodiester glycosidase family protein; amino-acid sequence: MSPAVADSTPDPRPRDSAEVLRPVAPPPASGAAGRPRSIADGDGIETARSSRPIAPGVSLTSYDRLESDKWLRVDALSVDLDGSGVQADYLSSGKVADRRAVSELAAQHDPGKGRRTVAAINADFFDINQTGAPQGPGIKDGKVTHSPATGANRAVGIGPENAGRVLRLYFDGTLTLPSGAHPLTAYNAANVPAGGIGAYTAAWGTADRALTVDAATPVAEAVLRDGKVVAVTDRPGTGPIAEDTTVLVGREAGAGLLAALRPGDAVSLEYRPRTESGPVPRTAVGGRELLVVDGVPLSHEGEGNNTAAPRTAVGFSKDGRAMQVITVDGRQADSGGVTLTELGLMMKKAGAHSALNLDGGGSSTLVAREPGSDVLQLENSPSDGSERTVPNGLALTAPDGSGRLRGFWVEPRTPAGSAPTADPVKGGHPERVFPGLTRRLTAAGYDETYGPAAGAPHWRAAQPSVGRVDDHGTFRARRSGTTEIRAERAGAHGSTELTVLDDLAGIEPTTKRVGLADASATGTFGILGLDAQGNSAPVEPADVRLAYDHTLFDVRDDGRGSFTVTSRTGSGAGRITATAGGVTTVLAAGVGLAEQPVSGFDDAASWTFSQARASGSVAATPEGQSGTGLELTYDFTQSTATRAAYANPPRQIAVPGQPQSFTLWIKGDGKGAWPTLHLKDAAGSDQLLRGPFITWTGWRQVTFAVPPGAAMPLSVQRFYLAETAAAKQYTGKIVIDGLTAQVPPTVVLPQQPRTADPLIDPAAETGGRDWQFAVMSDAQFVARDPDSAIVAQARRTLREIKAARPDFLIVNGDLVDEGSPADLAFARRVLTEELGDELPWYYVPGNHEVMGGKIDNFIAEFGPAHRTFDHRGTRFLTLDTSSLTLRGGGFDQIKAVRAQLDAAAEDASISSVMLVEHVPPRDPTVQKGSQLGDRKEAALIEQWLADFRRTTGKGAGLVGSHVGVFHADHVDGVPYLINGNSGKAPAGPADEGGFTGWSLVGVDKVSRGEQLTGRLRPWEGRPDWVSVQTRAHVDGLALDAPAALKPGQAADARATVTQGARRVPVAFPLSADWTGSPNLYIGAPEDARHRHAAAFDPVSGRLTALRPGTVTLAVTVGGVTQRREIRIAAEEVASHRAA
- a CDS encoding SpoIIE family protein phosphatase: MMEDVQAHSGAVYLLSPHEQVLEMAVMAGLPRSFAAPWERISLSSPIPVVDALRERRLIWVPGEEMASRYQRVAVVLPYQFALAALPIAIDDTAYGAVFVTWPGSHPPEISDAERGRLTAACDRLALLLRRATEAGRPFVPEPDFPGPAAVAGTTGAAEAVHMLARMPDGMCSLDVDGRVTYANPAAGELVGAPVAELLGTQLWSALPWLNDPVYEDRYRAALISQHTTSFVALRPPQDWLMFRLHPSRNGISVHITPARGTVREMPSDAPSQPARLVGISHILNLASALTEAVGVSDVIELVADEIMPAVGSRSLVMLASESGRLRVLGHRGYEDASVVERFDGMPLLAQTPGVQVLSSGVPSFFESRAQLERIYPGRFATRDGMAAWAYLPLIASGRSVGTWVLGYSQPHHFSSEERAVLTSLGGLIAQALERARLYDAKNWLAHGLQSALLPSSLPELPGLEVAARYLPGTQGMDIGGDFYDLMRTRDAAAAVIGDVQGHNVTAAGLMGQVRTAVRAYTAVGQPPGQVMESTNRLLIELDEDLLASCVYLHLDLSRHRALLARAGHPHPLLSDPDGRVHILELAGGPLLGIDPSAGYPTTVVPLLPGSVLVLYTDGLIEVPGGDMDEALADLAAELGRATDQPLEAVADRLIGRATGSRERGDDAALLLLRSER